The Meiothermus sp. genome segment CCGGCAACATCGGCTGCTTTACGCAGATAAAGAGCCACCTGCGCAAACTGGGTCGCGAGATTCCGGTAATGCACACGGTGGAACTGCTCGAGCGGGCCTACCGCCACGAAAGCCCCGCATGAGATAGCCCAAAGCTAAAGACCAGAAGAAAAAGCGAGCTTTAGATAGCCGGTCTGTGCGCTCTTTTTCAGTACAATGCCGGTTATGCGCAAGCAACTTGTGGCCAGCTTCCAGCACGCCCTGGCACAAACCCACCCGGCCCACCTCACCGAACAACACCTGCCCGAGGAAGCCCCGGCGCTCATCGTGGCGGTGGGGAAAGCCGCCATCAGCATGTTGGAAGCGGCCCGGCAACGGTTTGCGCAGACCCCTTTCATCGCTGTACCCAAAGCCGAGGCGGGGCGGGCCTGGCCCGACGCTTTGCGTGGGCGCATCCTGCCCGCCAGCCACCCGGTACCCGATGAACGCAGTGTGGAGGCCGGGCAGACCATTTTGCAAGCGGTCTCCAGGCTGAAGCCAAGCGACTTGCTGCTTCTGCTGATCTCCGGAGGTGGCAGCGCCCTGATGTGTGCACCCTGGGGGATCAGCCTGGCCACCAAGCAGGCCCTGACGCAGGCTCTGCTGCGCTCCGGAGCCGATATTCAGGAGATGAATGCAGTGCGCAAGCACGTCTCGGCCCTCAAGGGCGGGCGGCTGGCGGCGGCCACTCCAGCCCGCATTCTGGCGCTGTACCTCTCCGATGTACCGGGCGACGACCTCTCGGTGATAGCCTCGGGGCCTACCGTGCCGGACGAAAGCACCTTTGCCGATGCCCTCGAGGTGCTGGACAAGTACCGCCTGGAGTTTCCCGAGGTGCGGGCTCACCTCCGGCAGGGCCTGGGGGGCGAGCTACCCGAGTCACCCAAGCCGGGGGATGCCCTCTTCGCACGGGTGGAAAATCGGCTGATTGGCAGCAATCAGACCCTGCTCGAGGCCGCCCAGAGCTACTGGCAGGCCCAGGGCTACCGTGCAGTCATCCTCTCCGACCGCTTCCAGGGCGAGGCCCGCGAACTGGCCCGCTTTCACGCCAACCTGGTGCAGAGCATCCGCGCCCACGGGCAGCCCTTCCGCCCTCCTGTGGTGTTGCTTTCTGGCGGTGAGGCCAGCGTCACGGTGCGCGGCTCGGGCCGGGGAGGGCGCAACCAGGAGTTTCTGGCCTGGCTGGGCTTTTATCTGGGACAGGCGGGCCTCTGGGCCCTGGCCGCCGACTCCGACGGGATTGACGGCAATACCCGCGCCGCAGGGGCCATCTGGCAACCGGACACCTGGGGGCGGGCCCGGGGGCAGGGGCTGGATCTTAAAGCCCAATTGCAAAAAAACGATTCGCATGGCTTTTTTGCGGCCATGAACGACCTGCTCGTCACCGGCGAGACCGCCAACAACCTCAACGATTTTCGGGTGCTGGTGGTCGAATAGAAAGTCGTTTCTAAGGGCCAATTCACATATAAGCTGAGTACAAACTGTACACTAAAGGCCGTGTATGCCCTCTCCCAGGCCTTGCGTTCGCTGCGCCAACACCTGACCAGTACGCTGGCAACCTTTTTTACCGCGTTGGTATCGTTTTCGCTGCTCTTTTTGCTGGGATTGGTGCTGTGGAACTTAGACCGGGTGGTAGCCTCCCTCGAGCGCGAGCTGGAAGTAGCCGCTTTCCTCAAACCGGAAGCACAAGCAACCGCCATTCTGAACGAGATCAAAGCCTGGCCGGAAGTCAGCGAGGCCAAACTGCAAACCAAGGAAGAAGCCCTGGCCACCCTCCAGCTCGACTACCCGTACCTGGCCCAGGCTCGAGAGTTCATCCAGAACCCCCTCCCGGACACCATCCGGCTCAAGTTAAAAGACCCCCAGCAGGTGCGCGAGGTAGGCCGCCGGGTAGCACGAATCGAAGGTGTAGACGGCGTGGAGTACGGGGGCGCCCTGACCGAGCAACTGGTGCGGGTGCTGGCGGGCTTGCGGGTGGCGGTCAATATTCTGATCGTGTTGCTGCTCCTGGACACCCTGTTTAGCGTGATGGGCACCATCCGGCTCTCCATCGAAAACCGCCGCGAGGAGCTACGGGTCATGCAACTTGTAGGGGCTACCCGGCGCTTTATCCAGGGGCCTTTCGTGGCCGAGGGTACGCTGCTCACCCTGGCTGCGGGCCTGGTGGCGCTCGGGCTGGGGGTGGTGTCCTACCGCTTTCTGGCCGAAGCCCTGCAAAACCTGCTGCCCTTCGTACCGGTGCTGGCCGGGGGCGACCTGATCCGGGCCGCTCTGGCCATGCTGGTGCTGGCGGTGCTGTTGGGGGCCACCGGGGCCTACCTGGCCAGCCGGGCCAATTTGCGGGAGGCCGATTTATGAAGCAGCGCTCTGGGATCGGGGGTCGGGGGTCAGGAAAGGGAGGGGTCGAAGCCGCTAGACGATTCCCAATAAACCTGCTTCTTATCCGCAAACATATCCAGCAAAGCCTCTGGATGCTGGTGCTCATGGGGGCTTTTGGCTTTCCGCCCTGGGCTCTGAGCCAGCCCAACCTGAACGAGCTGCAGCAGCAAGCCGAGCAGAACCGCCGGTTACAACAACTCCAGCAACAGCGCATCGCCCAGCTCAACCGCGACCTGGCCAACCTTGATGCCGCGACCCGGCAGCAACTGGCCGAGCTGCGCCGCCTCGAGGCCGAGATTACCCGCCTCGAGCGCGAACGCGCCGAACTGACCCGGCAGATAGACCTGCTGGAAGGCCAGAAAAAACAGGCCGAGGCCCGCATTGCCAGCCTGCAAAAGGAGCTACAGGGCCTGCGAGAGCGTCTTTCGGCCCTGCTGCAGAGCCTGCACCGCGAACGGGCCGGGCGCTACCTGCCCCTTCTGCGAGCCGAATCCTTCACCGATTTGTCGGTACGCAGCAAGTGGGTGGGGGTGCTGGGGCAGCACCAGACCGACCTGATGAACCGCATCAAGAACACCGTGCGCCAGCTCGACGAGGAACGCATACGGCTGGGGCTGCTGGTAGACACCCTTACCGAGCGCCGGGCCGAACGGCAGCAGCGCATCGCAGCCCTGGCGCAAAACCGCCAGACCGTGCAACTGACCGTGGCCAACCTGCGCCAGCAGCAGGCTGGGCGGCAGGTCATCCTGCGCGAAACCCTGCAAGCCCAGGCCCAGCTTCGGGTGGAGCTACAAGTCTTGCAGGGCCGCATTGCGGCCGAGCTGCGCCGCATTGCCGAGGAGCGCCGCCGGGCCGAGGAGGAACGCCGCCGCCGCGAAGCCGAGGAGCGCCGCCAACGCGAGCTACAGGCCCAACGCGAGCGAGAGCTACAAGCCCAACGCCAGCGCGAGGAGGCCGCCCGCCGCGAGCGCGAGACCGTGCGTGAACTCCCCTCGGTTCCCCGCGAGGTGGTGGGGGCCTTGCAGTTCCCGGTGCGGGGGGGCCGGGTAGCCGAGCCCTACGGGTTCCAGGGCAACGACTGGCAAACCCTACAGGGCGCAGAGGCTTCCAGCCCCATTGTGGCCGCTGCCAACGGGGTGGTGATTGATAGCCTGTTCATTGCCAACCTGGGCTATACCCTGACCATCCGCCACTCCGACCAGCTTGCCACCCAGTACGTGAATGTCCTCGAGCCCCGCGTCTCGGTGGGCCAGCGGGTGGGGCAGGGCCAGGTAATCGGTTTCACTGGAGGCGGCGTGCTGATTCCCAGCGACCAGATGTGGTTCCGGGTGATTGTGATTGATAACAACGGCAACTTTCGCTACGTAGACCCATCGCGGTATTACTGAAATCCACGCTTTTCCCAACAGGCTTGTTGCGTGGGTTACCGATGTACCGATGGCTGATAGCTCATAGCGGATAGCTACATTTTGCAGCTTCCAAAGTCCACAACAACATAGGCCCCCGAACTTGGTCAGGGGCCCCTCGTCTACTCTTTTGGTGGGCGATCCGGGACTCGAACCCGGGACCTCACGCTTATCAGGCGTGTGCTCTAACCAGCTGAGCTAACCGCCCCCACAGCGAGTTATGAGTATAGCGGTGGCTTTGCTGGAGGTCAAGCCAACGTGTTGACGATTCGGCCAAGGGTCGCTAGACTTGACTGTGCGCCTGGGGTCTTGTCGCAGGCAAAGTTAGATCGAGGCGTAGCGCAGCTTGGTAGCGCACACCCTTGGGGTGGGTGTGGTCGGAGGTTCAAATCCTCTCGCCTCGACCAAAATAAAGGCCGTTCGGGAAAAAACTTGCACCATGACAAGTTCAACCTGAATGGCTTTTTTCTATTTAGTACAGCGTCGTAGAGATGGCTATACCTGGGGGTTTTGCCCTTCCATGGCAACCCCACCCTTGCCCTACCCTGCTAGGGGAGGGTAGGCAGTGTATGGGGGTCTATACGACGCTGCATTTAGTTTGTTGCACCGACTTTACCTAGGTAGTTAGCTTTGAGGGTCGTCCCAAGCTCCCTCATCCGGCGACACCCCAGGTGCAGTTAATCGTGTTCCTATCGATGTTTGTAAATAGCGCGGTCGGGGTGTCACCACCTTCTCCCCCTAGGGAGAAGGCAAGGGGTTCATGTGGATTTGGTATTACACGACAACGAGTCAAGTGTCTTTTCCGAAAGAACAAAGGGTTTGCAGGCAACAAGCTCAGATACCTCTTTTTCCAGATAACTCACGCTTGCCCAAGCCCCGTGGTAATGCCCTGGTAACGACCCCACCCTACCCTTGATTGCAAGGGGGCCCTATGACCACGCAGCTTGGGCGCTGGGAGCACTTTCACCACCAGGCCGACATAGGGGTGCGGGGGATCGGCCCGACCCTGGACAAGGCCTTTGAGCAGGCGGCCCTGGCCCTCACTGCCGTCATTACCGACCCCGCGCGGGTACGGCCCATCCAAGCCGTGGAGATTGAGTGTGAGGCCCCGCGGATCTCGCTTCTGCTGGTGGACTGGCTCAATCGGCTCATTTACGAGATGGCCACCCGGCGGATGATTTTTGCTCAGTTCGAGGTGCACCTGAGCCCGCCCGACCTGGGGGGGGCTTTGAGCCTTCACGCGCTGGCCTGGGGAGAGCCGGTAGACCCCCTGCGACACCAGCCCGCAGTGGAGGTAAAGGGGGCGACCTACAGCGAGCTCGAGGTCAAACAAGACCCACAGGGCCACTGGGTTGTGCAGTGTGTGGTAGATGTCTGAGGAGGGTGCATGGACACAACCCGTCTCATTCAAAAATCCGAGTTTGAGTGGTGGCTAGAAGCCACCCC includes the following:
- a CDS encoding murein hydrolase activator EnvC; the protein is MKQRSGIGGRGSGKGGVEAARRFPINLLLIRKHIQQSLWMLVLMGAFGFPPWALSQPNLNELQQQAEQNRRLQQLQQQRIAQLNRDLANLDAATRQQLAELRRLEAEITRLERERAELTRQIDLLEGQKKQAEARIASLQKELQGLRERLSALLQSLHRERAGRYLPLLRAESFTDLSVRSKWVGVLGQHQTDLMNRIKNTVRQLDEERIRLGLLVDTLTERRAERQQRIAALAQNRQTVQLTVANLRQQQAGRQVILRETLQAQAQLRVELQVLQGRIAAELRRIAEERRRAEEERRRREAEERRQRELQAQRERELQAQRQREEAARRERETVRELPSVPREVVGALQFPVRGGRVAEPYGFQGNDWQTLQGAEASSPIVAAANGVVIDSLFIANLGYTLTIRHSDQLATQYVNVLEPRVSVGQRVGQGQVIGFTGGGVLIPSDQMWFRVIVIDNNGNFRYVDPSRYY
- a CDS encoding ABC transporter permease, whose product is MYALSQALRSLRQHLTSTLATFFTALVSFSLLFLLGLVLWNLDRVVASLERELEVAAFLKPEAQATAILNEIKAWPEVSEAKLQTKEEALATLQLDYPYLAQAREFIQNPLPDTIRLKLKDPQQVREVGRRVARIEGVDGVEYGGALTEQLVRVLAGLRVAVNILIVLLLLDTLFSVMGTIRLSIENRREELRVMQLVGATRRFIQGPFVAEGTLLTLAAGLVALGLGVVSYRFLAEALQNLLPFVPVLAGGDLIRAALAMLVLAVLLGATGAYLASRANLREADL
- a CDS encoding archease is translated as MTTQLGRWEHFHHQADIGVRGIGPTLDKAFEQAALALTAVITDPARVRPIQAVEIECEAPRISLLLVDWLNRLIYEMATRRMIFAQFEVHLSPPDLGGALSLHALAWGEPVDPLRHQPAVEVKGATYSELEVKQDPQGHWVVQCVVDV
- a CDS encoding glycerate kinase; amino-acid sequence: MRKQLVASFQHALAQTHPAHLTEQHLPEEAPALIVAVGKAAISMLEAARQRFAQTPFIAVPKAEAGRAWPDALRGRILPASHPVPDERSVEAGQTILQAVSRLKPSDLLLLLISGGGSALMCAPWGISLATKQALTQALLRSGADIQEMNAVRKHVSALKGGRLAAATPARILALYLSDVPGDDLSVIASGPTVPDESTFADALEVLDKYRLEFPEVRAHLRQGLGGELPESPKPGDALFARVENRLIGSNQTLLEAAQSYWQAQGYRAVILSDRFQGEARELARFHANLVQSIRAHGQPFRPPVVLLSGGEASVTVRGSGRGGRNQEFLAWLGFYLGQAGLWALAADSDGIDGNTRAAGAIWQPDTWGRARGQGLDLKAQLQKNDSHGFFAAMNDLLVTGETANNLNDFRVLVVE